The genome window CAGAGAAGGATACTTGGCGGCGGCATCCTTTAAATCTGTTGATATGGTTGTTTCGGCAATGGTTGGTGCTGCCGGCCTGCTCCCTACGATTGCAGCGATTGAGGCAGGGAAAGCAGTTGCCCTTGCCAATAAAGAAACATTGGTTATGGCAGGTGAAATCGTTATGGAAAAAGCTATGACTAATGGGGCAAGAATTTTTCCTGTTGACAGCGAACATTGCGCAATATTTCAATGCCTGCATGGTAACGACATTAAAGATCTTCATAAAATTATACTGACAGGATCCGGAGGTCCTTTTCTGCGTAAATCTGTTGATGAATTTGATAAAATTGAACTTTCAGATGCTCTTAACCATCCAACCTGGCAAATGGGTAAAAAAATAAGTATAGACTCTGCCACACTGATGAACAAAGGGCTTGAAGTTATTGAAGCGAAATATCTTTTTGATGTTAATATTAATGATATAGAGGTTGTTATTCATCCTCAAAGTGTGGTTCATTCAATGGTTTCATATAAAGATGGAGCTGTAATGGCGCAACTTGGAGTGCCAGACATGAAAGGCGCCATATCCTATGCCTTATCGTATCCGGAGAGACTTGATATCAAAATGCCGTCACCTGATTTTACTGATATTGGATCTCTTACCTTTGAAAAGCCCGACTTGACCAAATTCCCGTGTCTTGGTCTGGCTTATAGCGCATGCAAAAAAGGCGGAACAATGACTTCAGTACTAAATGCTGCTAATGAGGAAGCGGTTTATGCGTTTCTGGACAAGCGCATCCCTTTTGTTAAAATAGCTGGTATTATAGAAAAAGTAATGGGCAGGCATAGAGTTGTAGAAAACCCGTTGCTGGATGATATCCTGGAAGCAGACAAGTGGGCAAGGGAAGAGACCGGGAGGCTTAAAATATTATGAGTACCAGTATAATCGCATTTGTTATTGTATTGGGAGTTTTGATTTTTTTTCATGAACTGGGGCATTTTCTTTTTGCCAGATTATTCGGAGTTGGTGTTGAAAAATTTTCACTCGGGTTCGGGCCAAAAGTTGTCGGTAAAAAAATCGGCATGACGGAATACCTTATTTCGGCCATACCACTCGGCGGATATGTAAAAATGGTTGGCGAGGAACCGGATGGGAAACTTTTACCTGAAGAGATACCTTTCTCGTTTACCCATAAGCATATTTTTAAAAAGATATTGATAGTTGCCGCAGGCCCTGTATTTAATTTAATATTGACCATTGCAATTTTCTTCGGCCTTTTTTGTTTTTATGGTATGCTGGTTTTAAAACCTGTGGTAGGTAGTGTGGGTGAAGGAACCCCTGCCTATATTGCCGGACTGCAAAAAGATGATCTTATAGAAGCTATTAACGGAGTACCGGTTGATAGCTGGGAAAAGATGGCCGAACTTGTATCAATCTGTAACGGAGAAGAGCTTGAGGTGAATTTGCGTCGCGGGGATTCTGCACTGGTTGTTAAATTAACACCTGAACTTCAAATAACAAAAAATTTATTTGGTGAAGATGCTGAGCGATATCTTATAGGAATCGTATCCTCGGGCAAAGTTTTTCAACGTCCCTTGAACCTCGGCCAGGCTGCTGTTGAAAGCGTAGCTCAGACCTGGAAGATATCCAAATTGACGGTTCTTGGTATTGTTAAAATGATACAAGGGACGATCTCTGCCAAGGATAACCTTGGCGGGCCTATCCAGATTGCACAGATGGCAGGAGACTTTTACAAAGAAGGCGTTCCCAATTTTCTCTCTTTTATCGCATTTTTAAGCGTTACACTCGCTATACTTAATTTTCTTCCAATACCTGTTCTGGACGGAGGCCATATTTTCTTTTTTATTATAGAGTCTGTAACCGGCCGACCCCTTAATCTTAAGTTTCGTGAAATTTCCCAGCAGATAGGTATAGCCGTACTGGTAATGCTGATGATATTTGCTTTTTATAATGATATTATGCGTATTGTAGTTCAAAAATAATTTATTTTATGCCACACCGACTTGAAATAACACTAAA of Desulfosarcina sp. BuS5 contains these proteins:
- the rseP gene encoding RIP metalloprotease RseP, translated to MSTSIIAFVIVLGVLIFFHELGHFLFARLFGVGVEKFSLGFGPKVVGKKIGMTEYLISAIPLGGYVKMVGEEPDGKLLPEEIPFSFTHKHIFKKILIVAAGPVFNLILTIAIFFGLFCFYGMLVLKPVVGSVGEGTPAYIAGLQKDDLIEAINGVPVDSWEKMAELVSICNGEELEVNLRRGDSALVVKLTPELQITKNLFGEDAERYLIGIVSSGKVFQRPLNLGQAAVESVAQTWKISKLTVLGIVKMIQGTISAKDNLGGPIQIAQMAGDFYKEGVPNFLSFIAFLSVTLAILNFLPIPVLDGGHIFFFIIESVTGRPLNLKFREISQQIGIAVLVMLMIFAFYNDIMRIVVQK
- a CDS encoding 1-deoxy-D-xylulose-5-phosphate reductoisomerase; the protein is MKQLAILGSTGSIGCNTLKIVEMFPDRFIIKVLAAKNNVELLAEQIERFSPELAVVFDDQHAVRLKKRLKNNKTVEILCGREGYLAAASFKSVDMVVSAMVGAAGLLPTIAAIEAGKAVALANKETLVMAGEIVMEKAMTNGARIFPVDSEHCAIFQCLHGNDIKDLHKIILTGSGGPFLRKSVDEFDKIELSDALNHPTWQMGKKISIDSATLMNKGLEVIEAKYLFDVNINDIEVVIHPQSVVHSMVSYKDGAVMAQLGVPDMKGAISYALSYPERLDIKMPSPDFTDIGSLTFEKPDLTKFPCLGLAYSACKKGGTMTSVLNAANEEAVYAFLDKRIPFVKIAGIIEKVMGRHRVVENPLLDDILEADKWAREETGRLKIL